GCACCCATCACCCCGACGCCGCGCTCGCGGACCGCGACGTCGTCGGGGACGATGATCTCGATGCCGCCCATGATCGCCACGGCGGTGATCGTCACGTGGTCCGCGCCCAGGTTGGCGTACCGCAGGTCGAGGCTGCCGCCGCCCATGACGGCGATCGCCGTGTACCGCGACGGCACCGTCCACACCCCCTTGCGCTCGAAGCCGCTGAAGAGGGCGACCGACAGGCTCGGCCCACCGTCACCGGTGACCCGCATGGACGCCGGTGGCTGGAGGTCGGTGGCCGGTGTGTGCAGCGGCGACTCGGACGTCGGGTCCACCAGGTCGTGGGTGAGCGGCTCGAGATCCTTGCGGTAGACGGCCGACCACGCGGCGGCGGTCCGCTCGTCGAACTCGGTGATGCTGAGCTGCCCGCGGCCCAGGGCATCGTGCAGCAGCCCCG
This Cumulibacter manganitolerans DNA region includes the following protein-coding sequences:
- a CDS encoding DUF1707 SHOCT-like domain-containing protein, with translation MTSPEPHPEPVPMRASDLDRRRTAGLLHDALGRGQLSITEFDERTAAAWSAVYRKDLEPLTHDLVDPTSESPLHTPATDLQPPASMRVTGDGGPSLSVALFSGFERKGVWTVPSRYTAIAVMGGGSLDLRYANLGADHVTITAVAIMGGIEIIVPDDVAVRERGVGVMGAFVDDRRWKGAPVVPPPGAPVITINGAAIMGGVSIIRKPAGPKQEVDR